The nucleotide sequence CAATAGAATCAGGAGACACCAAATTGGTGGATACGCGAGATTTTAGCGGCATATTTTGCGGATAGCTTTCATCATTAAAATCTACAACTATCCAGTGTTTATACTTGCTTTCTTTCACTGGAACTAAGTCAATGTGCTCATTCAAAAACGTCATAAGACTCTTTGACTTGCGCCTCGCCATTTCAAAGTTTTCTAGGGCCAAACATTCTACCCGTTCAATTGACGTTAGTATGTTTTCCTTCCTGATGTCAGTTGCTCTTTTTAAACCGATCCGAAACAAATTACTTAAAGTACAACTGTTAAAGTTTTCTTCGAAAACAGGAAACACTGATTCTGCAAGGAAAATATTCTTGAGCACCTCATCGCTGGGATCAAATAGTTCGCATGCTTTACAAGTCATATTTTCATCTGTCGTCAGGAATGCCGTTTGCTTAGATAGCATCAAGATTGTGTCGTCTTCTATATAAAGTGAATTATTCAGCAACCAAAACATTAGCTTCTGAAGAGCGTCGGTACTGTAGTGTTCCTTCTGTTGCAGTGCAAGCACTATCATATCTTTcgttgtttttgctttttttctcaATGCTTTCAGAAGGCATAATTCAGCTTTTGAGTTTGCCAATAACACAGGCATAGGAAATTCAACAGGGAAACTGTCAATGAAATATACGTCGCTAGAAAACTGTGCTAAAGTATGCTCCGGTTTCTTTTGGTCGgacttaataaaaatgttcaaacgTTTCAACATTGACTGACAATCAATTgatatggttttgttttcgAATACTTCAGAAAGAAATTCCCGTAAACAGTCTTTTTGACAATCTGTCGAATCTTCATTAAACTTTTGGGTTCGCTCAACACTTACACTTTCCATGGCAGACATAATGCCATGAGATGTATTGGGTAGAACGTAACTTCTGATACGAGCATCGTTACACCAATCTGGTAACTTATAAATGACGATAACgccaaataaacaaaatgattggTCAATACATTCTTCTTTTCTTTTGTCTTCAATATCAGGGGCAATCATAATTAAGTCTTTTAAACTTACCAAACGTAGAGTTGCGTCACGCTGACATGCCAGGAAAATTGGGAGGTTTTCAAATGCACACAAGTTGCTTCCCCATCTCGGCAAGATGATTTTGGTCCAAAGGTCCTTTATCCAACATTCTACTTCTGAATTCTGCACAGTTTCTACGCCGTGGACGTCAAAGAGGTTCAGTGCTTCAGAGATTAACTTGACGACGTCGGTAGTGTCTAGGTGTTTTAGTTGAAAAAGGCCTGCAGAAGATATGTGAAAAGGTTacgtaataaaaataataataatgataataattataattgtattaatatgAAAGGagtaacaaaacaacaaatctAACAACTATAGCGGGTACACGTAGAatcattatttgttaattataatttaaatatatggagaagtcatattttaaaacattatgctGTTAAGTTCGGTATCctattaaacattttcttttctatCCTTTTTCTTCATTCTAAccaatgaaatagaaaaaaaggcGAATGTCTTATCAAACTTGCAAACGCTTGCACATACCCGTTTTTTCCAAGTCTTTGAACAAAGTGTTGTGATGTTCAAAGGCTTGTACATCGAGAAACTTTTCGCTTTGGTCACTGAACAGTTTGGTTGTATCTTGATCCTCTACGTAAACAGAAGAAGCTGTTTTCTCGAATTTTGTGAATGTTGAATCGGCCAGTGGTAAAAGTTCAAGAGACTCGAATCGAGTAAAATCATTGTCAACTGAAAGGAAGTGGAGCAGGCTCAATTTTACTTCATTGTCTCGAGATTTGTAGGTTTCGTAAGCTAACAGGATGTTGCGCAAAAGAGCAGGTGTTAAGTATGACAATTTTCCTGGGTGAGTTCCTTCAAACGAATCCGCAACATGATAGCTAACGTCGGTAAGCGCAGGGTTGTCGGCCATGAAGACTGAAACAACATGCTCCCAAACTCTTTGTGGAACATTGGGGACCTTGTTCATGCACAAATACACAGCACTCTTTGGTTCTATCCAACTTAAATTTAGCGTCCTTAGTATCGGCTGTTTCCAAAGCAAACGCAGTGTCTCAGTACACAGTTTTAGCCATCTCTCATTAACTAGATTGGTATCGGGTATTGAATTACAGATACCCTTAACTAAGTGTGCCTTGCATCCGTTGTTTTTGCAGTACCGGACATTCTCCTTTATCAAACTTGCGTATGCGTGTGGTAGAATTTCAGACACCAACTTCAAGTTCCATTCAATTTTCTTGTCCACAACTTCGTTATCGGTATCCGGCCATCGTATATGCCTGCGATTCTGACTTAGCACGAAAAATGCATTCACATGCACAGGAAGTCCGGTCACCGCGCTAGACTCTTGCGGTAGAGGTTGATATACAAATACGTGGCCTTTGTTTCGATTGTACTCTCCCTTCTCCACAATAGGAGAAGCGAGTCCAACTAAATGCGGATTGCAAATGTCTTCATCGGCCAGTAATGTCCTAAATCGTTCCGACACGTCGCCTCCTTTCATAAAGCTAATCATAAACCATTTTGACACAGTGCAATTGCCAAAAATCTCCGTCTGCACTGTGACAGTTTCAGTCCACATTTTAGACTCAGCTGGTATCGATCTTCCTATCTCAGACACTTCCGccaacatttcttttctttggTGTCGCAGGTTCCCCTTTTCATTATCAATGTTGACTTGACAGAATGGGGTGCCAATGCCTTtgtacatttgatttaaaattcgAGATGAATCGGGAGCCACATGTTGTGATTTTTCTTTTGATGTATTCGCAAACATCTTCACTCTGCAAATCGTCTTTAGGAAGAGTAAGCTTCTCTTTGATTCATCGACAAATGCTTGCATAAGTCGTTCCACTTGATTTTCATCGCATATGCTTTCAGAAAGTTTGTTTGGTTCAGTTCTTAGGCCAAACCAAAACAAGGTACCCGGGAATCGCCCGCTGTCTAGAGTATCACTGTCAAACCCAAATAGACCGTCAAGAGCGCGAAGGCAAATGTTTATGTCAAGTCGACGCCATGTTCgtagtttatttaatttcatagtGACACAGACCTTTCCTGGATTTCTCTCATGAGGATCGATGAAAAGTATCTTCTGACCGCTAACTATGCAGGGATGATCTGAAATTTGTTATGAACTTATAACTGTAGCAACGCATCGtgcatttgttattgtattaatggtcaatttgtttaaacaagagggcAATGAGACGGACGCTGGATGATGGGCAATGTGAACAATTCACCCTGAGCACTTTGTGTTCAATTGAGttacaacatatataaatattattgggCCGAACGGCGAAACGGATAGATCGTCAAAATCTATTCATAAGTGTACTGTTGAAATCTGTGCAGAAATCATATTTAATCAGTATCACAAGGTAAAAGCCACATTCACGAAGAGCTAAACATCTATGTTCGATCATATGCTTAGTTTGTCCTATCTACATTTACatatgtaaaatgcaaatttgacTATTCATATCTCagagttatttaatatttcaaaaagttaTATTCAGCAAACCACAATTATCGCTTCAAAAAGACAAATTCAAGcataataatttcataaattaCAGCGCTTTTAATTGGCAAATTAGAGAGTTTTTTTATAGTATTAGTCAAATGTTATTGACCCAATAAATACGATTTTTGCGCATCGATCATCGAGAAATAGTTATACACATGTTATGTgagtttttattaattgttgtcCTTAAGTTACATAGCTGAGGATAGCCAAATTACTTAAAGGAATAATTTTAGTGATACTGACACCAAAATACATACGAATCATGCGCATTCAATGTGTCACTATAGTTTTACGCACTATATAAACGTTTCAGTAATTTATGACAATTAGTAGCAAAGTAATAACACATTTAAGCCTTTTTTCCATTACTTGAAAGGTGATTTCTCTTGTAATAACGACGCGATCAAGATAAAACTACGCGTGCATCACCACTTCATAGTTatacacatttgtttcatttctacAATGAAAGGACAATTTCcagcatttgtattttttaaacggCAACAGCTATCGAGTTACTGACACGATGAAGACAAATCTTGAACGTGCACCACAGCACTCAGGACACATGAGTTATATACATAAAACGTTAATTAGCTTCGGTCAATTAGTTACATTGTAAAAACTCCTAGATAACCAATTTCAGCTTTCTTATATAtgtaaagggcaataactcttgtgTTAATGACCGGATTCAGATGAATCGTGTGTATGCACCAGGGCACCATAGTTATACACACATGGCATCAGTTTCATTCATTTATGTGATACGTTACATAGTCATTGCTCCAGACGGATATTTGTAGctctttttcatttattgaagGGAAATAACTCTTGGGTTACTTACCTGAACTAGATCAATAGCTTACATGTTTATCAGTGCCCAATGGTTATACGCACATGGCTTAAGTTAAATTAATCTTTGTTCAAAAGATTTATAGGTATGGTTATGGACTGACGGACGAACGGACAACGTTTAAATGTTCATCCCTCCACCGATTTTGACAGCGGGGGATAATTGAACAACAAGGTCAGCTACGTTTTAGCAATACGATCTCACGTTCATGATCacgaatattttttatatagttttaatttcaatttaaaaaacaacaacttattttTGCTTGTAATAAACTTAATGAATTAAGCCCAGTTGTCATTTGTcccatttatttgtttatatttgcgaataaataaattattagcTGCATTCGGCCTCTTAGACGCCTCTTATTAAAATTTGACTATTATTGGAACGTCTCAACAAAACCATCACTTTgttcaaacttattttaagaTATGACTCGGACAAGCAGCAGTTATAAACAAGACACCAAATGGCGACATGTCGAGCCCGTTTAAAGATTATTTGACACAGACATAATGATATTCTATGCAAATGAAACACATAATCACATGGAGTTCAATAATACGTGTACCTGCACCAAATGGCGACATGTCGAGCCCGTTTAAAGATTATTTGACACAGACATAATGATATTCTATGCAAATGAAACACATAATCACATGGAGTTCAATAATACGTGTACCTGCGAAACCACGCCTCAGCATGGTGAACCTCCATGGCATTTTTTTGAAATCCTATATTGTATGGTAAAGAGGCAGCCCGGATAAGGCTCAGTCCAGATCAGTCCTATCATTTGtactcattttgacatttcactATTAAGTTCGAGCTTGATCTTTGAAGTACATACCTGGGTATTGTGAGCAAAACGACATCTCATCATGTTGAACCTTTATGGCAAGCCTTTTGAAATCCTATAATGAATGGTCAAAATACAGCCCGGACAAAAAAGTCATTATTTTACCTGTCAAATGAAAGACGGATTTGAATCCCAGGCCATATTTTCCAATTTTCATCGGGTCGTCAGCCTTGATGCTAGCATATATCTGTCGGATGCCCCGCCAGTCGTCCTCGGTAAACTCAGCGTCGTTGTAGAAAACCAGAGCCGGTGCCTGGAAAAACGAACCATTAAGATCATGTGGTGTATAATTAAACACACTCATACAGATATTGGTTGCCCGATTATGTCGAGCATTGTTCGTTTATTTATAAAGGACATTACTAACGGTGGTTTGTCCAATCGCTTGTAGTTGtcaacaaaatgtaaatgttcattgaaTTAAATCGTGCAATTGTATTGTTACTTCCTATTTACGGTTGATGAGATGTTTCAACTTGCTTTCAACAGATGATGCGGTGTTGCTTTTGAATTTAACAGTTAATACGATGATGTTACTTGGTTATTACCGTCGAGGCGAAGGTTTCACTTACGTTTAACAGTTGGTGCGATGTTGGTACATGTATCTAACGTTGATGCAGTGGTATGGATTGCTTTTAACGGTAGATACAATGATGtaacaagacgccaatgcggcaACGCCGCATTCAAGCCTGATTTTTATTTGACGATAAAATTTTGCAAACCGAGGATTTGAGCTAGTATTctagtatttttaaacaaaaagacccatatttatacttatcggaGATATCGTTCATACAAATAGCCTGATGAACAGAATCTATTCtatttgtgtgaggaaaaatgaGCATTTTAAAAATTCATCAGCTTTTTCATtaagatctgtcccagagacctaacttttgaccctagatgacacactttatcatctaagatttcatgtacacaaatatttttaaagttaattaaaaaaattgaaaaatatgggtagatatgaaattcatgattgggatatttgtttataaaatagaaattaaatttAGTTGTTGCCtgcaaaatattgatatgtttggTAAGAATTGTGTAGGCATGATTATATGAAATGGTTAACCTTAAGTGATAATGGTAATCACTTAAAAGGCAATCCAGACAGCTTTGTGGTCAGTCCAGAAAGTTTCCATGACATCTGTTTTGTGAGGCATATATCTGAGATATATATCTGGTCCAAGCCAGAGTGGTAGTCTGTATTTTCACATGGAGGTGAAGGCTTTATCAAggtatgctccggacaagaaaaagtaacaaagggcagtaactctgtaataagctgaatagagtatagagttatggttattatacactgcacttcatctcattatgctctaccattgtatgaagtttgattaccattggataaaaactcctgattttattacataaaatgaaaactttaacgcaaAATTGTTAACGCCCGCCAGCGCGACCACCAGCCCGCCCGGTTTTCGCCATTTTATAACCCGTCAGTGTTCGATGAAAAATCCGGCTAAAAAGCTTTCAGCAGTTGATATGATATTATTAATTGCTTTTAACGGTTAATGCAATAGtgtgttttgctttaaatgatgACTTGCTTTAAATGTATAGTGCAACGTTGTAACTTATTTTAACGGTTAATGAGACGATGTTCCTTGCTTTAACGGTTGCTGCGATATTCCTTTATCCTTTCCAATGATGTTGGTACAATATTGTTACTTGCTTTTGACGGGTGATGAGATGACGTTACTTGCTTTTGACGGTTAATGCGATAGTGTTACTTGCTTTAAGGGTTGATTTGAGTAAGTGAGATG is from Mya arenaria isolate MELC-2E11 chromosome 9, ASM2691426v1 and encodes:
- the LOC128246593 gene encoding sacsin-like encodes the protein MGDSDSGSDAEYAGIEQPPIIDQLRRILDEYRNDVQIIKELVQNADDAGASELRVLYQGETFNHEPPTRGDRFRKFFKAPALVFYNDAEFTEDDWRGIRQIYASIKADDPMKIGKYGLGFKSVFHLTDHPCIVSGQKILFIDPHERNPGKVCVTMKLNKLRTWRRLDINICLRALDGLFGFDSDTLDSGRFPGTLFWFGLRTEPNKLSESICDENQVERLMQAFVDESKRSLLFLKTICRVKMFANTSKEKSQHVAPDSSRILNQMYKGIGTPFCQVNIDNEKGNLRHQRKEMLAEVSEIGRSIPAESKMWTETVTVQTEIFGNCTVSKWFMISFMKGGDVSERFRTLLADEDICNPHLVGLASPIVEKGEYNRNKGHVFVYQPLPQESSAVTGLPVHVNAFFVLSQNRRHIRWPDTDNEVVDKKIEWNLKLVSEILPHAYASLIKENVRYCKNNGCKAHLVKGICNSIPDTNLVNERWLKLCTETLRLLWKQPILRTLNLSWIEPKSAVYLCMNKVPNVPQRVWEHVVSVFMADNPALTDVSYHVADSFEGTHPGKLSYLTPALLRNILLAYETYKSRDNEVKLSLLHFLSVDNDFTRFESLELLPLADSTFTKFEKTASSVYVEDQDTTKLFSDQSEKFLDVQAFEHHNTLFKDLEKTGLFQLKHLDTTDVVKLISEALNLFDVHGVETVQNSEVECWIKDLWTKIILPRWGSNLCAFENLPIFLACQRDATLRLVSLKDLIMIAPDIEDKRKEECIDQSFCLFGVIVIYKLPDWCNDARIRSYVLPNTSHGIMSAMESVSVERTQKFNEDSTDCQKDCLREFLSEVFENKTISIDCQSMLKRLNIFIKSDQKKPEHTLAQFSSDVYFIDSFPVEFPMPVLLANSKAELCLLKALRKKAKTTKDMIVLALQQKEHYSTDALQKLMFWLLNNSLYIEDDTILMLSKQTAFLTTDENMTCKACELFDPSDEVLKNIFLAESVFPVFEENFNSCTLSNLFRIGLKRATDIRKENILTSIERVECLALENFEMARRKSKSLMTFLNEHIDLVPVKESKYKHWIVVDFNDESYPQNMPLKSRVSTNLVSPDSIVSSKWVYTVGSVTNVYNCKDLPELANVYNWNNTPKCTKVIDHLSNVISVFQPQNKTECLKMITDIYKHLSELSMENDDVFDEMKQNWDQTFNNGLAACVWNGSDFSPISNIYIESQEGDVNLHHYMRLLPSEMMDVSEFCLRLGCQPRLGLETYLKVLAEIDTDSVNGTLRGQSETLKIAIDILNTINEKYFEETDDDSVRERLLFPIDTPDQIVLQPVSKCALDDLGSNFDDNPFNDDEDIYFINPKVPDLTAKALGVRSAMQQLLSSSDAFEEWGQEEPLTRRIHMLLQEGYIEGLAIAKELLQNADDAGASKLFILYDQRTNDDLKSKLLSPELKQFQGPALWAFNDAVFSEKDFKNITKLGGATKETDASKIGKFGLGFCSVYNVTDVPSFVSRDSFVMFDPHMTHLSKALPGKNPEIRINFQNERNKRTLQRLKHQFQVFDDIFGCNLTGASNPFFNGTLFRLPLRVRGSEISDKIYFKENITELLGIVIQMAPNMFLFNQNVNELKIFHLNQSETPGEMKLVYELQKDQACLIPKSLGNIGFVQETIRRKQNNDLKSNPLRAMQKISVSYQSHKNIPIGTRNHTADKEWFVS